From Pseudochaenichthys georgianus chromosome 15, fPseGeo1.2, whole genome shotgun sequence:
ACATATTGGGATGTTTGTGTTCATAATATGAACACATCTCTGGATACAGCAAAATAGTTTCATTATAGCACACAATCCGATATATTATGGCTATGAGGGATACAAATACAAATCTCATTGTTTTAATGTTACTTTAACATGTTGAAAATATATGAAAAGCATTACATTGGTGTAGGTTAAACTGTCAGAAGAGATACAGTACAATGTACAAGAGTACAATGTGTcaacagagagtgagagagcgcGCGCGAGATAAACGGCAGGTatcccttgtaaaagagatcgtTGATCACAATGGGATTGTTTCCCTtgataaataaaggctacaagaCCAAATATGGTCACACCGGAAAAAAGGTACGTTTGACCCCCACTCTTTCGACTATGCAAATGAGGGTGACGTCAATAGACTACTTTCTTATAAAGCTCCTTGTCAGTTGAACAACAACCTCCAAAGGGGATAGGCCTACCGGAAATCAACAATATCTCAGTGCTCGTGCTTTTTTGAGACCTTACCTTTGACGTGTGCGCGCTTCTAGAGTTTCTCTCCAAACAGGTTCGACCAGGACACACCTGCAGGGACAAAAAGGAGCCTTGTGTACTCGGGACGCCATTCTTTACTTCACTGACCTCTGAGGACGATAGACGGATAGAAAGCAGAAGAGGGAAACTTTTGGATTCACATTAATTCGTTTTTAAGGTTTAATTAATTCCACCATGATGAAAATGTGGATTGCTCTCGTGCTCGTTGCCTTCGCAGCGACGGCGTCAGCTCAAAGCTGTAAGTCTTTTGAATTCTTAAACTTTATTTATCTAAATAACGTCTCGCTAACATGCTTCTAAATTGTGATGAAATTATTTAATAGTCAGTATATTTTCTCAATAATTGTATAGCTTTAGATACGAAaaagtaaacatttaaaaatgttaacTCTTTAATAGGGTGTGTTTTAACAGGTGGCagttttatattttaataagTTTCTTTCCGTACGCGTAATGTTTGCATTGTATGACGTCTTTTTAATAAGCAAGACAAGATGGAAAACGGAAGTAAAAGCTAGTTAAATATCAAACGCAGGTAGTTTCGCTGTTGAGTGGGGGTTGGGAGGATTTGTCCCGCTCCCTGGGGACTTCTCTGTTTGGAGAAACCAACGCCCAGGTGTTTGATAAACCTGATGGTCTACCTGCTTTGCCCTCTGTGTATAGTGCTGTATTACTGACAATACAATACATCCCTTATGAATAAGGCTTACACCAAGCCTATGAGACATTTTGCAATCTTTAATATCAACTTTATCATACTGTCTGCCTCTGTCCAAATATGTAGAATGCTGTAAACGCAATCCTAGTTTAGTGAAGTGCCATtagatttgttttttttataccaGAAATATACATGTACTTTACATGCGATCTAGTTCATGCTTTGGATCACTGACACGTTCTTCCTTTTTATTAATTTTGTTTCCTAATTAGGTTCATGTGAATCTATGAAATGGGCCACCTGTGATGGAACTCCCTGTACCTGTACTTTGATGGTTGCTGACAAGACTAAGCAAATCATTGACTGCAACAAAAGTAAGTAAAACATAATTGATGAAATAAAGTATGTAGATTTccttacttttttttgcttgtgATTTACCCCCTTTCCCCCCACCTTCAGTGATTCCTAAGTGCTTCTTGATGAAGGCTGAGATGTACAGATCTAGCAAGAACCTTAGCACCCGTCTTATCGGAGGAAAACCAGTTGAGTCTGCCTTTGTGGACAACGATGGCATCTACGACCCAGAGTGTGAGAACAGCGGCATATTCAAGGCCAAGCAGTGCAACAACACAGAGGAGTGCTGGTGTGTCAACAGTGCTGGTGTTCGTAGAACTGACAAGGGAGACAAAACCCTCAAGTGTGAGAAGCTGGTGGAGACCAAGTAAGTGATATCAACATAATTTCAGAGGACTGTGTTCAAAGTTATAGTGTTCCAACACTATATATTAACCGCTTGTTTTATTTTAGCTGGGTTCGTCTTCAGCTGACACACAAACCTGTGGCAACTCCACTGAATAAAGATAATTTGAAAACGTAAGTTTAtttaaaattaattaaaaacacTGACATTAGATTTTGAGTTTTTTTATAATTATAATTTCTTGCCTTTTTAATACAGTGCCATTGCCGATGCCATTCACAAGCGTTATGACAACTTTAACAAGGCCATGGTGGAAGAAGTTGAGGTAAGTGTCTTATCTGGTGCACTCCCACATTTTATTTCTGTTTGTTACATTAGTCAACTTCATAGGGACTTCTTTGAGAACAATTTATTATCAGAGCAGCATTACAGGAACACTCCACTAATTTCCTGTCTGTTCTTCTGCAGTATGATGCTGATTCTCGCACGATTGTGGTGGATGTGAAGAAACCCAAGGGAGACCGCAAGAATGACCTGACCAACATGGCCTACTACATGGAGAAAGATGTATgttaaatgttcattttattttgttatatatgtatatatccaAAAGAGAAATCCATTGACCCTATTATAATCTCCTCTCCTGCAGGTCAAGGTGCTGCCCCTCTTCAAGAACCAGGACAAGTTTGCGGCCATTATGGGAGGCCAGCAGGTGGAGATGGAGAATATCCTGGTGTACTACGTGGATGAGGAGCCCCCGACGTTCACCATGAAGCACCTGTCTGGTGGGATCATCGCCGTCATCGTGGTGGTGGTGCTGGCTGTGGTCGCCGGCCTGCTGGTCCTGGTGAGTGCATTTATCTACTCATGGAACACGTCTTTTCTTCAGCATGCATATCTTTTGAGTTTACAAATCCTAACCCTCTGTTTTTGTGTTTAGTTCTTCGCCAGAAAGCGACAGAACCAGAGATACAACAAAGCCCAGGTGAGATGAACATCTTGGACATTTTCACAATCTCAGTAAAAAAGATCTTTGCACCATAGAATGtttttaacaactctttttatgctcttttcttttttctaatTCAGCCAAGAGAGCTGGAGCCCATGTAAATTCTCCAGGAGTCTCTGAAGAGTCGGCGTGGACACCACCCGTTTAGGATTCACTTTTAATTGCAGTGGGAGGGGGCCATTTTGACCAATTCACTTGAGGCATATGGAT
This genomic window contains:
- the epcam gene encoding epithelial cell adhesion molecule, translating into MMKMWIALVLVAFAATASAQSCSCESMKWATCDGTPCTCTLMVADKTKQIIDCNKMIPKCFLMKAEMYRSSKNLSTRLIGGKPVESAFVDNDGIYDPECENSGIFKAKQCNNTEECWCVNSAGVRRTDKGDKTLKCEKLVETNWVRLQLTHKPVATPLNKDNLKTAIADAIHKRYDNFNKAMVEEVEYDADSRTIVVDVKKPKGDRKNDLTNMAYYMEKDVKVLPLFKNQDKFAAIMGGQQVEMENILVYYVDEEPPTFTMKHLSGGIIAVIVVVVLAVVAGLLVLFFARKRQNQRYNKAQPRELEPM